One stretch of Corynebacterium callunae DSM 20147 DNA includes these proteins:
- a CDS encoding glycosyltransferase: MNITHLLVGPTEHGVTEYARLLATHSGGLRAGLEDTLHPGPIHVTFTDHLFGPDPESAVDAVLAAVEGHPFSVSFHDVPQPEEGLERFERRSNAYQRLARMADLSVTNSFHEASFFDSDIHVIALPLPEAPDPASTPDPGTVGILGFIYPGKGHETIATAARQVDGLSVRALGTYSLGHENMELPGVEVTGYLSDADLWAEMDRIAIPVCAHRHFSASGSLMRWLAAGRRVLVADSDYAREVAANHPEQVVVVNDWPSALAEAAKDPEFTQRVNTLPTWGWQEVSTSWQDLWIKHFGPWLRGNIPPRPVDDPAPVSVVIPYYNDIDSLKKVIAGIEKNNHEGKVEIIIADDGSDIPPEVTSTLPITVVRQEDQGFRAAAARNLGARAASHEVLIFLDGDTVPRPGYLSAMSRWITADPRSVVVGTRLQDGVEPQWLRDAWEYTDHLRLSDDTSWRFIISSVLGTSKQLFSHVDGFDETMIGYGGEDWEFGWRLWNTGAIFIHDPEAVADHLEPEWDVRVQPEKDKLAQKNTESIALASRITHPIARPAGVFFKQQDIVVYLPGNTPEPVVTAWLQAGDVRVVGPMSELFQADPRVGLATGRISIELSQPLCPPTDLAECLLRVEQLGGHGVLCHKNRNVGQIRYKRITCQTPAIIHTQMNPWQGSLRLERWFASW; the protein is encoded by the coding sequence ATGAATATAACCCACCTGTTAGTAGGTCCCACAGAACACGGTGTAACCGAATACGCGCGACTACTAGCAACTCACAGTGGCGGCCTCCGAGCTGGGCTTGAGGACACACTTCACCCGGGCCCGATCCATGTTACGTTTACCGACCACCTTTTCGGCCCCGATCCAGAGTCTGCAGTAGATGCCGTTTTGGCCGCTGTAGAAGGTCATCCGTTTAGTGTTTCCTTCCATGACGTACCTCAACCCGAGGAAGGACTGGAGCGTTTCGAACGCCGCAGTAATGCTTACCAGCGCCTGGCCCGAATGGCTGACCTCTCGGTTACTAACTCATTCCACGAGGCTTCCTTCTTCGACAGCGATATTCATGTCATTGCTCTACCGCTTCCTGAGGCACCCGACCCTGCCAGCACCCCGGATCCTGGTACTGTCGGTATCCTTGGTTTTATCTATCCAGGCAAAGGCCATGAGACCATTGCCACAGCGGCGCGGCAGGTGGACGGACTTTCTGTTCGCGCACTCGGCACGTACTCCTTAGGCCATGAGAACATGGAGTTGCCCGGGGTGGAAGTTACCGGTTACCTTTCCGATGCTGATTTGTGGGCGGAGATGGACCGCATTGCCATCCCCGTATGTGCCCACCGACACTTCTCTGCATCAGGATCTTTAATGCGCTGGCTCGCTGCCGGGAGACGTGTGTTGGTAGCCGATAGCGATTATGCTCGTGAAGTTGCAGCTAATCATCCCGAGCAGGTGGTGGTGGTTAACGATTGGCCTTCTGCGCTCGCCGAAGCGGCCAAAGACCCAGAATTTACCCAGCGCGTTAACACACTCCCTACCTGGGGGTGGCAGGAGGTGTCCACCTCCTGGCAGGATCTATGGATCAAACATTTCGGACCATGGCTGCGTGGCAACATACCACCAAGGCCTGTTGATGATCCGGCACCAGTCAGCGTCGTAATTCCCTATTACAACGACATCGACTCCTTAAAAAAAGTCATCGCAGGGATCGAGAAAAACAACCATGAAGGCAAAGTGGAGATTATTATCGCCGACGACGGATCCGACATTCCGCCTGAGGTTACCTCGACGTTGCCCATTACAGTAGTTCGCCAGGAAGACCAGGGGTTTCGTGCAGCAGCCGCACGCAACTTAGGTGCCCGGGCAGCCTCTCACGAGGTGCTAATTTTTCTCGACGGCGATACGGTCCCCCGCCCTGGGTATTTAAGTGCGATGAGCAGATGGATCACAGCTGATCCCCGCAGTGTGGTGGTGGGTACCCGTCTTCAGGACGGAGTAGAACCGCAGTGGCTCCGTGATGCCTGGGAATATACCGACCACCTGCGTCTATCCGATGATACCTCCTGGCGCTTCATTATTTCCTCAGTGCTAGGTACCTCGAAGCAATTGTTTTCTCACGTCGACGGGTTCGACGAGACAATGATTGGTTATGGTGGGGAAGACTGGGAATTCGGATGGCGACTGTGGAACACCGGTGCTATCTTCATTCACGACCCCGAAGCCGTCGCCGATCACCTTGAGCCGGAGTGGGATGTCCGCGTCCAGCCTGAGAAGGACAAGCTCGCGCAGAAAAATACTGAGTCTATCGCCCTGGCTTCACGCATAACTCACCCGATAGCGCGCCCTGCCGGTGTATTTTTCAAGCAACAAGACATTGTTGTATACCTTCCAGGGAATACTCCCGAACCAGTGGTAACAGCCTGGCTCCAAGCCGGTGACGTTCGTGTGGTGGGTCCCATGTCCGAGCTATTCCAAGCCGATCCACGCGTGGGTCTTGCAACAGGGAGAATCAGCATCGAACTGAGCCAACCCCTCTGCCCTCCTACCGATCTCGCGGAATGTCTCCT
- a CDS encoding WcbI family polysaccharide biosynthesis putative acetyltransferase — MITQVYDNRLLGAATVARRRHYAEFYRLRAPIQISENPTIAVVGNCQAESLRILLDSTGAVNSFRIPAIHEWTCEDIDLIRVVLQTTDILIMQPVRDNYRGLPCGTDQLASFLPDSGRVVTFPVLRFDGLMPYQVIIRSPSDSSLNPPVVPYHDLRTLVAASRGIDAPAVPSVEEEKLRELAEMSIAELRKREKAHGTVRVSDFIETWPIWHTINHPDNSTLEFLAHQVLSAIGVSGELQDPGRELLGGLDAPIDARAACALGVTVMGRETWHPLPPEDIHQAQLAFYHEHPEVMKAGMKRHGQRLRLLGLI, encoded by the coding sequence ATGATTACGCAGGTATATGATAATAGGCTTTTGGGAGCTGCTACTGTGGCCCGCCGTCGCCATTACGCAGAGTTCTACCGACTTCGCGCTCCCATCCAAATCAGTGAAAATCCCACTATAGCGGTAGTCGGCAACTGCCAGGCGGAATCCTTGCGCATACTCCTTGATTCCACCGGAGCCGTGAATTCTTTCCGTATCCCCGCCATCCATGAATGGACCTGCGAAGATATCGATCTTATTAGGGTGGTGTTGCAGACCACCGATATTCTGATTATGCAACCGGTGCGCGATAATTATCGGGGGTTGCCCTGTGGCACCGACCAGTTGGCCAGTTTTCTGCCAGATAGTGGCAGGGTAGTTACGTTCCCAGTATTGCGTTTTGATGGCCTCATGCCCTATCAGGTCATCATCCGCTCCCCAAGCGATTCGTCCCTCAATCCGCCGGTTGTGCCCTACCACGATCTGCGGACCCTAGTCGCTGCGTCACGAGGAATCGATGCTCCAGCTGTGCCTTCCGTAGAGGAAGAAAAACTGCGTGAACTGGCTGAGATGAGCATCGCTGAGCTGCGGAAGCGTGAAAAGGCCCATGGCACGGTGCGGGTTTCTGACTTCATCGAGACCTGGCCTATTTGGCATACCATTAACCATCCTGACAACAGCACCTTGGAATTTCTCGCACATCAGGTACTGTCAGCCATCGGTGTATCCGGTGAACTGCAGGATCCTGGCCGCGAATTACTGGGCGGCTTAGATGCCCCGATAGACGCCAGGGCTGCCTGCGCCTTAGGTGTGACGGTAATGGGACGTGAGACGTGGCATCCTCTACCCCCTGAAGATATCCATCAAGCGCAGCTTGCGTTCTACCACGAGCACCCAGAGGTGATGAAAGCAGGAATGAAACGTCATGGGCAGCGACTGAGATTGCTAGGTTTGATCTAG
- a CDS encoding glycosyltransferase, which produces MLPDPVVNPDKPEQWWPHPAFTPEWWINPRKVDVVHVHFGFEHLTVQQTRQFTEVLDRNGIPLVLTIHDLDNPHLTDQTNYHEQLRILTRAAAHVFTLSQQAAELVNRRYNSAVEVTPHPAITKGQPHPTTNRAGVFLKSVRANVITDPGFYRDLGAEIYIHENGPLELTSMADHVHMPMDDQTLHTTIARHRVVVLPYKCGTHSGWLRMCRDLGVSVAVPDCGCYASQMPGDDGVATYRTGDGKDAARAVAMLESCYPARPHPVPDVSGQHRHVYLAAAGEL; this is translated from the coding sequence GTGTTGCCGGATCCAGTGGTGAACCCTGATAAGCCAGAGCAGTGGTGGCCCCACCCCGCGTTTACACCTGAATGGTGGATCAACCCACGGAAGGTGGATGTGGTTCATGTTCATTTCGGGTTTGAACATCTTACCGTGCAACAGACCAGACAGTTCACTGAAGTTCTCGATCGCAATGGTATTCCGCTGGTGCTTACGATTCATGATTTGGATAATCCCCACCTGACTGACCAGACCAATTACCACGAACAACTGCGTATCCTTACCCGGGCTGCTGCTCATGTATTTACGCTGTCGCAGCAGGCAGCGGAGCTCGTCAACAGGCGTTATAACAGCGCAGTCGAGGTGACGCCACACCCCGCGATCACCAAAGGTCAGCCACACCCGACTACTAACCGCGCCGGGGTGTTCCTTAAATCGGTGCGTGCCAATGTCATCACCGATCCGGGGTTTTATCGCGATCTAGGTGCGGAGATCTACATCCATGAGAATGGGCCATTGGAACTAACCAGTATGGCCGATCACGTACACATGCCCATGGATGATCAAACATTGCACACCACGATCGCTCGACACCGAGTGGTTGTATTGCCATATAAATGTGGAACCCATTCTGGCTGGTTGCGCATGTGCCGCGATCTCGGCGTCAGCGTAGCCGTCCCTGATTGTGGTTGCTATGCATCTCAGATGCCGGGTGATGACGGTGTGGCTACCTACCGCACCGGTGACGGCAAAGATGCAGCTCGCGCCGTGGCAATGCTAGAAAGCTGCTACCCCGCGCGTCCACACCCGGTGCCAGATGTCAGTGGCCAACATCGTCACGTTTATCTCGCTGCAGCGGGTGAGTTATGA
- a CDS encoding glycosyltransferase family 4 protein → MKIAVVAPGRHPIIEPYAGGLEAYCGILVNSLRNRGHEVDLYATAGSEGHVRDFEFPRPDWRFTATEENDHDYPPGHSEQEDRAFARLRAHLEASNYDVVHNNSLHPELLLSQTLPLVTTLHCPPVDRMAAVAPESRSVFTAVSNSTAASWALPGIQVIPNAVDCSVWREGPGGQSAIWFGRIVPEKAPHLAIDACRKAGIPLTIVGRRSSPTYWASEIVPRLGNDVEWIGTLNHTLLAERVGHSRVAVITPEWEEPFGLVSIEAMSCGTPVAAFARGGMADVLDASPCPSVQAGNVEALAQAIRDSRFIDRARVAHYARENYGIAAFLDRYLAVYRKVTAERSDRKKAPVTTGIVSRIAAFAHEEAQP, encoded by the coding sequence ATGAAAATTGCTGTTGTTGCACCGGGCCGACACCCCATTATTGAACCCTATGCCGGTGGCCTAGAGGCCTATTGCGGCATCCTAGTCAATAGTCTGCGCAACCGAGGGCATGAGGTGGACTTGTACGCCACAGCTGGGTCCGAGGGGCATGTCCGTGATTTTGAGTTCCCCAGACCAGATTGGCGGTTCACTGCCACCGAGGAAAACGATCACGACTATCCGCCTGGGCATTCGGAACAGGAAGATCGGGCATTCGCGCGTCTGCGGGCGCACCTTGAGGCAAGCAACTACGACGTGGTGCATAACAATAGTTTGCACCCGGAACTGTTGCTATCACAGACCCTACCCCTGGTTACCACCTTGCACTGCCCACCAGTAGATCGTATGGCAGCGGTGGCACCGGAATCGAGAAGCGTTTTTACCGCAGTTAGCAACTCTACCGCCGCCAGCTGGGCTCTGCCTGGAATCCAGGTCATCCCTAACGCGGTGGATTGTTCTGTCTGGCGAGAGGGGCCTGGAGGTCAGAGTGCTATTTGGTTTGGACGTATTGTGCCGGAGAAGGCACCACACTTGGCTATCGACGCCTGCCGCAAGGCTGGAATCCCACTGACGATTGTGGGCCGACGTTCCAGCCCGACCTATTGGGCAAGCGAGATCGTACCGCGTCTAGGCAACGATGTGGAGTGGATCGGAACTCTCAATCACACCCTACTGGCGGAGCGGGTTGGTCATTCTCGCGTCGCGGTGATCACCCCGGAGTGGGAAGAACCCTTCGGGTTGGTCTCCATCGAGGCGATGTCTTGTGGCACCCCGGTGGCGGCATTTGCCCGTGGTGGGATGGCTGACGTACTAGATGCCTCACCATGCCCTTCGGTACAGGCTGGTAACGTTGAAGCGCTCGCTCAGGCCATTCGTGATTCGAGGTTCATCGACCGTGCAAGGGTCGCCCATTATGCCCGTGAAAATTATGGGATAGCTGCTTTCCTCGACCGCTACCTCGCGGTGTATAGAAAAGTAACAGCAGAGAGATCGGACCGGAAAAAAGCTCCAGTCACCACCGGAATTGTGTCCCGTATCGCCGCTTTTGCCCATGAGGAGGCCCAGCCATGA
- a CDS encoding glycosyltransferase, whose product MIGMYAHHSGSGHLHRVRSIARHLKDETVVFSSAPGADIQLPLDTDPDNPAPRDLTAGGTLHWSPIGVPGHTQRLALIAAWITKHRPRAFYVDCSVEIASFVRLMGIPVITIAMPGFRHDQPHQLSYHQASAIIAAWPDWVPVPTHLIAHVNKLHMVGGISRFEPPTQSCQRSGVIILRGAGGDDFDKHTWPEATVLGGDRFVDNPIPLLLSASVAIAAAGQNSVADLAITRTPAIILPQDRPFGEQSTTAKTLTQARIAVVPTTFPEPGEWEVLFEQARNRAANWHLWQAEGAAKRAAAVIDDVANVEGN is encoded by the coding sequence ATGATAGGCATGTATGCACACCACAGCGGTAGCGGGCACCTGCACCGCGTTCGCTCAATTGCCAGGCATCTGAAAGACGAAACCGTGGTCTTTTCCTCCGCACCCGGCGCGGATATCCAGTTGCCCTTGGACACTGACCCGGATAATCCCGCCCCCCGGGATCTGACGGCTGGGGGGACCCTCCATTGGTCGCCTATAGGAGTACCAGGACACACACAGCGTTTGGCGCTTATCGCCGCCTGGATCACCAAGCATCGCCCCCGCGCATTCTATGTAGATTGTTCCGTCGAGATCGCTAGCTTCGTACGTCTCATGGGCATTCCCGTAATTACGATCGCCATGCCAGGATTTCGACATGATCAACCCCACCAATTGAGCTACCACCAGGCTAGCGCCATAATCGCTGCATGGCCGGACTGGGTTCCCGTACCTACTCACCTGATTGCCCACGTGAATAAGCTTCACATGGTTGGTGGTATCTCCCGCTTCGAACCTCCGACGCAGTCATGCCAACGGTCCGGCGTCATAATCCTTCGTGGTGCAGGCGGAGACGACTTTGATAAGCATACCTGGCCGGAGGCCACGGTGCTTGGCGGAGATAGATTCGTGGACAACCCCATTCCACTCCTTTTGAGTGCTTCGGTAGCGATCGCAGCGGCCGGACAGAACTCCGTGGCTGACCTTGCCATTACTAGAACTCCTGCAATCATCCTCCCGCAGGACCGTCCCTTCGGTGAGCAGAGCACCACTGCAAAGACGCTGACTCAAGCCCGGATTGCCGTAGTTCCCACCACATTCCCGGAACCGGGAGAGTGGGAGGTTTTGTTTGAACAGGCGAGGAATAGAGCAGCGAACTGGCACCTCTGGCAAGCCGAAGGTGCAGCTAAAAGAGCTGCAGCGGTGATTGATGATGTGGCCAACGTGGAAGGAAATTAA
- a CDS encoding glycosyltransferase family 2 protein has product MKYAVVTIADDSRQAHVDMQLEGLKKWAQGTPHYRGYIDTDMNLARARNEVAARAVADGVELLIFLDADCIPGPFLIPFYVEAARNWPDEVLCGPVTYLQEPDDRGYQLDTLLELTNPHPARPNLPAGQSRLGTEEEWKLFWSLSFAMSTSAWQDSGGFDEGYAGYGGEDTDFAFSLRAQGKKLRWVGGAHAYHQWHLVSSPPVEHLDDILANATRFHSIWGIWPMEGWLVAFAERGLVKRSDDGWVRT; this is encoded by the coding sequence ATGAAGTATGCGGTAGTGACCATAGCTGATGATTCACGACAAGCGCATGTGGACATGCAGCTGGAAGGATTGAAGAAATGGGCGCAAGGTACTCCACACTACCGTGGGTATATTGACACAGATATGAACCTTGCGCGTGCCCGCAACGAAGTAGCTGCCAGGGCTGTGGCAGATGGGGTCGAGCTGCTGATTTTCCTTGATGCTGATTGCATTCCAGGGCCCTTCTTAATACCTTTCTACGTGGAGGCAGCGCGTAACTGGCCTGATGAAGTCCTCTGTGGCCCGGTCACTTACCTTCAGGAACCTGACGATCGGGGATATCAATTAGACACTTTGCTGGAGTTGACTAACCCCCACCCAGCGCGTCCGAACCTGCCCGCGGGGCAGAGTAGATTAGGGACAGAAGAGGAGTGGAAGTTATTTTGGTCGCTTTCCTTCGCGATGAGTACTTCCGCATGGCAGGATAGCGGAGGCTTTGATGAGGGTTATGCTGGGTACGGAGGCGAAGATACTGATTTCGCGTTTAGCCTCCGGGCGCAGGGTAAAAAACTGCGCTGGGTGGGCGGAGCCCACGCCTATCATCAGTGGCACCTAGTATCCTCTCCACCAGTCGAACACCTCGATGATATCTTGGCTAACGCGACGCGCTTCCACTCCATTTGGGGTATCTGGCCTATGGAAGGCTGGCTGGTGGCATTTGCTGAACGCGGGTTGGTGAAGCGTAGTGACGATGGCTGGGTACGCACCTAA
- the uvrB gene encoding excinuclease ABC subunit UvrB: MAFAAEHPVLSYSEHRPVGEIERSDDKFEVISEFEPAGDQPAAIKELDERLDRGERDVVLLGATGTGKSATAAWLIEKQQRPTLVMAPNKTLAAQLANELRQLLPNNAVEYFVSYYDYYQPEAYIAQTDTYIEKDSSINEDVERLRHSATSSLLSRRDVVVVSSVSCIYGLGTPQSYLDRSVVLNVGEEIDRDRFLRLLVDIQYERNDVGFTRGAFRVKGDTVDIIPAYEELAVRIEFFGDEIDALYYIHPVTGDTIRQVNEIRIFPATHYVAGPERMEKAVTDIKAELEVRLADLENRGKLLEAQRLRMRTEYDLEMIEQVGFCSGIENYSRHIDGRGEGTAPATLIDYFPEDFLTIIDESHVTVPQIGGMFEGDMSRKRNLVEFGFRLPSAMDNRPLTWEEFDERRGQTVFMSATPGKFEIAAADGEFVEQVIRPTGLVDPKVTVKPTKGQIDDLIHEIRERTDKKERVLVTTLTKKMAEDLTDYLLENGIKVRYLHSDIDTLQRVELLRQLRLGEYDVLVGINLLREGLDLPEVSLVAILDADKEGFLRSTTSLIQTIGRAARNVSGEVIMYADKITDSMANAIEETDRRREKQVAYNKEHGIDPQPLRKKIADILDQVYENTSDSAGSGSGEAAVVAKPDISSLPAKEVQKLIDDLSAQMAAAARELKFELAGRLRDEIFELKKELRGIKDAGI, encoded by the coding sequence ATGGCTTTTGCTGCTGAACATCCTGTCCTGTCCTACTCTGAGCACCGCCCGGTTGGTGAGATCGAGCGAAGCGATGACAAATTTGAGGTTATTAGTGAATTTGAGCCTGCGGGTGACCAGCCCGCGGCTATTAAAGAGCTCGATGAGCGCTTAGACCGTGGTGAGCGGGACGTGGTGCTGCTGGGTGCTACCGGTACGGGTAAGTCCGCAACGGCGGCGTGGTTGATCGAAAAGCAGCAGCGCCCCACTTTGGTTATGGCTCCGAATAAGACGTTGGCTGCGCAGTTGGCTAATGAATTGCGGCAGCTGTTGCCCAATAACGCGGTGGAGTATTTCGTGTCTTATTACGATTACTACCAGCCAGAAGCGTATATCGCGCAGACTGATACCTATATTGAAAAGGACTCCTCGATTAATGAGGATGTGGAGCGTCTGCGTCACTCGGCGACGTCGTCTTTGCTAAGTAGGCGAGACGTCGTGGTGGTTAGTTCGGTGTCATGTATTTATGGTCTGGGCACTCCGCAGTCTTATCTTGATCGCTCCGTTGTGTTGAACGTGGGGGAGGAGATCGACCGAGATCGCTTTTTGCGCCTGCTGGTAGATATTCAATACGAACGCAATGATGTGGGCTTTACTCGTGGAGCTTTCCGCGTGAAAGGCGACACCGTGGACATCATCCCGGCCTATGAGGAATTGGCGGTGCGCATTGAGTTTTTCGGTGATGAAATTGATGCGTTGTACTACATCCACCCCGTGACTGGTGACACCATCCGGCAGGTGAATGAGATCCGTATTTTCCCAGCTACGCATTATGTTGCAGGACCAGAGCGGATGGAAAAGGCTGTCACAGATATTAAGGCGGAGTTGGAAGTACGTCTGGCTGATCTGGAGAATCGCGGCAAGTTATTGGAGGCGCAGCGTCTTCGGATGCGTACTGAATATGACTTGGAAATGATCGAGCAGGTTGGTTTTTGTTCGGGCATTGAGAACTATTCTCGCCACATCGATGGGCGTGGGGAGGGGACAGCGCCGGCCACGCTCATTGACTATTTCCCAGAGGATTTCCTCACCATCATCGATGAGTCTCATGTTACGGTCCCTCAGATCGGCGGCATGTTTGAGGGCGATATGTCCCGTAAACGTAACCTCGTAGAATTCGGTTTCCGCCTGCCGTCTGCGATGGATAACCGCCCATTGACCTGGGAAGAGTTTGATGAACGCCGTGGCCAAACAGTATTCATGTCCGCAACTCCAGGCAAGTTTGAGATCGCCGCTGCCGATGGTGAGTTTGTGGAGCAGGTCATTCGCCCGACAGGATTGGTGGATCCAAAGGTCACCGTGAAGCCAACGAAGGGGCAGATCGATGATCTAATCCATGAAATTCGCGAGCGCACCGATAAAAAAGAGCGCGTCTTGGTGACCACTTTGACCAAGAAGATGGCCGAGGATCTCACCGATTATCTGCTGGAAAACGGCATTAAAGTGCGTTACCTGCACTCCGATATTGACACCTTGCAGCGTGTGGAATTGCTGCGTCAGCTGCGCCTTGGTGAATATGACGTGCTCGTTGGTATTAACCTGCTTCGCGAGGGTCTTGACCTGCCGGAAGTTTCCCTGGTAGCAATTTTGGATGCCGATAAAGAAGGCTTCCTGCGCTCGACCACCTCGCTTATTCAGACCATTGGCCGTGCCGCCCGTAACGTCTCCGGCGAGGTCATCATGTATGCCGATAAGATCACCGATTCCATGGCTAATGCCATTGAAGAAACGGATCGACGCCGTGAAAAGCAGGTTGCTTATAACAAGGAGCACGGCATCGACCCGCAGCCGTTGCGCAAAAAGATTGCCGATATCCTAGACCAGGTCTATGAAAACACTTCCGACTCCGCCGGCAGCGGATCCGGAGAGGCTGCGGTGGTTGCGAAACCAGATATCTCCAGCTTGCCTGCCAAAGAGGTGCAAAAGCTTATCGACGACCTGAGCGCCCAGATGGCTGCGGCGGCCAGGGAGTTGAAGTTTGAGTTGGCTGGACGTCTGAGGGATGAAATCTTTGAGCTCAAGAAAGAACTCCGCGGAATTAAAGACGCAGGTATATAA
- a CDS encoding universal stress protein has product MSENYSKVVVGTDGSKSSLLAVERAAKIAAAFDATLIIGCAYYESKDDASKTLRQDSMTILGDDPARANLEKASEVARAAGCDKIQAEVRSGTPVEALMAMVNDNQADLLVVGNRGINSLTGRLLGSVPADVARQSDCDVMIVHTVS; this is encoded by the coding sequence ATGAGCGAGAATTACAGCAAAGTCGTCGTCGGAACAGATGGATCTAAGTCTTCTCTGCTCGCGGTGGAGCGCGCTGCGAAGATTGCCGCAGCCTTTGATGCCACATTGATCATTGGTTGTGCATATTACGAGAGCAAAGATGATGCCTCCAAGACGCTGCGCCAGGATTCCATGACCATTCTCGGTGATGATCCCGCCCGTGCAAACCTGGAAAAGGCTTCTGAGGTTGCTCGCGCAGCTGGTTGTGACAAGATTCAGGCAGAGGTTCGTTCTGGCACTCCAGTTGAAGCACTGATGGCCATGGTTAACGATAACCAGGCTGACCTACTCGTGGTAGGTAACCGCGGTATTAACTCACTGACCGGCCGTTTGCTAGGTTCGGTTCCTGCTGATGTGGCTCGTCAATCCGACTGTGATGTCATGATTGTTCACACTGTGAGCTAA
- a CDS encoding winged helix-turn-helix transcriptional regulator: MTDQATDTQTPAPNVLSAACSSRVALQEVTGRWGGLTILALEQTESPLRFSEIRRQVEGVSDRMLSQTLSKLERDGMIERTVHSSIPPHVDYHLTPLGLKIAEPLRLLAGTVEAELAKVLEAQEEFDAKHQDD, encoded by the coding sequence ATGACAGATCAAGCCACTGATACTCAAACCCCAGCGCCCAATGTTTTATCCGCTGCGTGTTCCTCCCGAGTAGCTTTGCAAGAGGTCACCGGCAGATGGGGCGGATTAACCATTCTGGCCTTGGAACAAACAGAAAGCCCACTTAGGTTCTCCGAAATTCGCCGTCAGGTGGAGGGCGTAAGTGATCGCATGCTCTCCCAAACCCTTTCCAAGTTGGAAAGGGATGGAATGATTGAACGCACTGTCCACAGCTCAATCCCACCCCATGTGGATTATCACTTAACGCCTCTCGGGCTAAAGATCGCTGAACCGCTGCGCCTACTAGCCGGCACAGTAGAAGCCGAGCTCGCCAAAGTCCTCGAGGCCCAAGAAGAATTTGATGCCAAACATCAAGACGATTAA
- a CDS encoding SDR family oxidoreductase produces MRIAVTGATGNLGHFVIDSLINRGVAAADIVAIVRNEAKAADLAERGINLGVAAYEDEVALTAALQGVDRLVLISGSEVGKRVEQHTNLINAAKAADVKLIAYTSLLNIESSDLSLAEEHRVTEQLLADSGVEYALLRNGWYWENYASAIDTGKAMGQFFGAAGDAKVSGAARKDYAEAAAVVITSENQAGKVYELAGAPALTYQGIADAAAEVIGSPVTYVNQTVAEYQAVLEGAGLPTGLAGMIADWDSSIEKGALYSESTDLQDLIGRPSTSAAEALA; encoded by the coding sequence ATGCGCATTGCAGTTACTGGTGCAACCGGAAACCTCGGACACTTTGTCATTGATTCCCTCATCAACCGTGGCGTCGCCGCTGCAGACATTGTGGCAATTGTCCGCAATGAAGCAAAGGCTGCAGATTTGGCTGAGCGCGGTATCAACCTTGGTGTTGCAGCCTATGAGGATGAAGTAGCACTCACCGCAGCTTTGCAGGGCGTGGATCGCCTTGTACTGATCTCCGGCAGCGAGGTAGGAAAGCGCGTTGAGCAGCACACCAACCTCATCAATGCAGCCAAGGCTGCAGATGTAAAGCTCATCGCTTACACCAGCTTGCTCAATATTGAGTCCTCTGACCTTTCCTTGGCTGAAGAGCACCGCGTCACCGAGCAACTCTTGGCAGACAGTGGCGTTGAATATGCACTACTGCGCAATGGTTGGTACTGGGAGAACTACGCTTCCGCAATTGATACCGGCAAGGCTATGGGCCAATTCTTCGGTGCAGCTGGCGATGCCAAGGTATCCGGCGCAGCACGTAAGGATTATGCAGAGGCTGCTGCTGTTGTCATCACCAGTGAGAACCAAGCTGGCAAGGTATACGAGCTTGCCGGTGCGCCAGCTTTGACCTACCAGGGAATTGCAGATGCTGCCGCTGAGGTTATTGGTTCCCCAGTCACATATGTTAACCAGACTGTTGCTGAGTACCAGGCAGTTCTTGAGGGCGCAGGCCTACCAACCGGACTTGCCGGCATGATTGCAGATTGGGATAGCAGCATTGAAAAAGGTGCCCTCTATTCCGAGAGCACCGATCTTCAAGACCTCATTGGCCGTCCATCCACATCTGCTGCAGAGGCACTTGCTTAA